One genomic window of Lytechinus variegatus isolate NC3 chromosome 1, Lvar_3.0, whole genome shotgun sequence includes the following:
- the LOC121406617 gene encoding uncharacterized protein LOC121406617, with protein sequence MAQFNADTFLEEDLTLVRLRQLRKDDLIAVGRKMSLDLSGLKTKAELYSAIAARAELMPESVSGDSDDCDDRTKLDNDGVRLALAQIELEERRDRLRAAEHEREMERKRLEFEMMRHSEMVSQSGQLGEREKRSMEAGFSARVKLIPQYDETDLDSFFLLFERVARKMEWPESDWALLIQQVISGKAQSVVAALSYDHAFDYWKMKDAILQAFELVPEAYRQMFRDLKRDPAETCVEFARRKEVAFDRWIRSLRIEMTYESLREVVLIDEFTRCMSRDVKTYMNGHAVVSVRNAAMFADGYELSHRSSASQLQPPSPLPSGFGWSRSETLHKDVERSKSPKSTLSGGSQSNGVRPEGRLFCAYCKKDGHLISHCQKLKDKNTGQNKVQASGFVRPATVCVGDPVCVDGVKHKFHDGVDEGYKEFISDGTVKFTVDGEEFPVVILRDTGSVQTLLIADESSLESCFTGMRTLIQDVNEGFKSVPLYDVELCSGLVSGRVTVGIVSRLPMKGITMLLGNDLAGGKVQPSTVLSDMPVVDSKTEALKTAIPGIFPSCAVTRAHAMAGRDEREVEHGGDIDLGDTVFRDLSESMNSQSGDDRTIFSQPALIAAQQSPADLKGLYHVALTAGEAEKVSQCYYIKSGVLMRKWCPPGRPADEDWVAVDQVVVPPQYRAEILRLAHDIPLAGHLGVRKTVARIRAHFYWPGLRKCVSEYCKSCHVCQVVGKPQHHIKPAPLIPIPVFPEPFSCVLIDCVGPLPKTKAGYQYLLTVMDSTTRFPEAFPLRNIKAKTVIDALLVFFTRYGLPQDIQSDRGSNFTSSVFQEVMHQLGIKQVNSSPYHPQSQGALERYHQTLKTMIKSYCSENTGDWEKGIPFLLFASRDTPNESTGFTPFELVFGHEPRGPLKVVKEHMLSESEVESGNVLDYVSQFRERLLRACELAGEHLRSSQGVMKARADKKAEPRSFEPGSKVLVLLPIQGEPLRAKFSGPYVVEKNLGKETYLVSTPDRRKTKRVCHINTLNKYYDRDEVATVAVVCEKAAEHIPGELEIPVEAEIGEGMSGKVNNSHVMANPSKILGHLSDFEQQDVVQILLDYPEVCGDKLGYTGEAIHDVDVGDHLPIKQHPYRLNPRKKSQVRKELEYMLACGVIEPSQSCWSSPVVLVPKPDGSQRFCIDYRKVNAVTKPDSFPLPRIEDCIDQIGNARYITKLDLMKGYWQVPLTERAREISAFVTPQGLFQCRVMPFGMRNAPATFQRLMNCVTAGLDNVVVYLYDILVVSDTWSDHLTCLRDVLVRLTKA encoded by the coding sequence ATGGCTCAGTTTAACGCAGATACATTTTTGGAGGAAGACCTTACACTCGTTCGCTTGCGTCAGCTACGTAAAGATGATCTGATAGCGGTTGGACGAAAAATGTCGCTAGATCTTTCGGGTTTGAAGACTAAGGCAGAGCTATATTCTGCTATTGCGGCCCGCGCGGAATTGATGCCTGAAAGTGTGAGTGGTGATtctgatgattgtgatgacagAACTAAACTTGACAATGATGGGGTACGGCTTGCACTGGCTCAGATTGAACtagaagaaagaagagatagGCTGAGAGCTGCTGAGCATGAGAGGGAAATGGAAAGGAAGCGACTGGAGTTTGAGATGATGCGTCATAGTGAAATGGTGTCTCAGAGTGGGCAGttgggtgagagagagaaaaggtcgATGGAAGCTGGGTTCTCTGCCAGGGTAAAGCTTATTCCACAGTATGATGAGACTGATTTAGACtcgttctttcttttgtttgagaGGGTGGCTAGAAAAATGGAATGGCCTGAAAGTGACTGGGCTTTGCTCATTCAGCAAGTCATTTCAGGCAAGGCACAGTCTGTCGTGGCTGCATTGAGCTATGATCATGCTTTTGATTATTGGAAAATGAAAGATGCCATCCTTCAGGCATTTGAGCTAGTCCCAGAGGCATACCGTCAGATGTTTCGTGATCTCAAGAGGGATCCTGCAGAGACTTGTGTTGAGTTTGCACGTCGCAAAGAGGTTGCATTTGATAGATGGATCCGGTCTCTGAGAATTGAGATGACATATGAATCACTGCGTGAGGTTGTTTTAATTGATGAGTTCACAAGATGCATGTCCCGTGATGTTAAAACATACATGAATGGTCATGCTGTTGTTAGTGTCAGAAATGCAGCAATGTTTGCAGATGGGTATGAATTGTCACATAGAAGTAGCGCGTCGCAGCTTCAACCTCCTAGTCCGTTACCGAGTGGTTTTGGTTGGAGTAGGTCCGAGACATTACATAAGGACGTGGAGAGGTCAAAGTCACCAAAGAGTACGTTGAGTGGTGGTAGCCAGTCTAATGGTGTTAGACCAGAGGGCAGGTTGTTTTGTGCATACTGTAAGAAGGATGGGCACCTTATTTCTCACTGTCAGAAACTAAAGGACAAGAATACTGGTCAGAATAAAGTCCAGGCCAGCGGTTTTGTTCGGCCGGCTACGGTTTGTGTGGGAGACCCTGTGTGTGTTGATGGGGTGAAGCACAAGTTTCATGATGGGGTGGATGAAGGATACAAGGAATTTATTTCTGATGGCACGGTGAAGTTCACTGTTGATGGTGAAGAATTTCCTGTTGTGATTTTGAGAGATACTGGCTCTGTTCAGACGTTATTAATTGCTGATGAGTCATCCTTGGAATCTTGTTTCACGGGCATGAGAACTCTGATCCAAGATGTGAATGAAGGTTTCAAATCTGTTCCTCTGTATGATGTAGAACTTTGTAGTGGGCTGGTTTCTGGGAGAGTGACAGTTGGCATTGTTTCTCGATTGCCTATGAAGGGAATCACAATGCTGCTTGGCAATGATTTGGCTGGAGGTAAGGTGCAGCCATCTACTGTTTTGAGTGACATGCCGGTAGTAGATTCCAAGACAGAggctttgaaaacagctatccCGGGTATTTTTCCATCTTGTGCGGTTACCAGGGCACATGCTATGGCAGGGCGAGATGAGAGAGAGGTTGAACATGGTGGTGACATAGATTTAGGGGATACAGTTTTTAGAGATCTGAGTGAGAGTATGAATAGTCAGTCTGGTGATGATAGGACTATTTTCAGCCAGCCTGCCTTGATTGCAGCCCAACAGTCACCTGCGGACTTGAAAGGTTTGTATCATGTTGCTCTGACAGCAGGAGAGGCAGAGAAGGTCTCACAGTGTTATTACATTAAGTCTGGTGTGTTGATGCGGAAATGGTGTCCTCCTGGTCgcccagctgatgaagattgggtGGCCGTGGATCAGGTTGTTGTCCCGCCCCAGTATCGAGCAGAGATTCTAAGGTTAGCTCATGATATTCCCCTTGCTGGACACCTAGGTGTGAGGAAGACAGTGGCCAGGATTAGGGCCCATTTCTACTGGCCTGGGCTTAGGAAGTGTGTGTCTGAGTATTGTAAGTCATGTCATGTCTGTCAGGTGGTGGGCAAGCCACAACATCACATCAAGCCAGCCCCACTTATTCCAATTCCTGTTTTTCCTGAACCATTTAGCTGTGTATTGATAGATTGTGTTGGCCCATTGCCAAAAACCAAGGCAGGTTATCAGTACTTGCTTACTGTCATGGATTCAACCACACGCTTTCCAGAAGCTTTTCCATTGAGGAACATTAAGGCTAAGACAGTTATTGATGCCCTCTTGGTGTTTTTCACACGCTATGGACTCCCTCAAGACATCCAGTCGGATAGGGGTTCTAATTTCACATCTAGTGTATTCCAGGAAGTGATGCATCAATTAGGAATCAAGCAGGTGAACTCATCACCTTACCACCCACAGTCGCAGGGTGCCCTTGAGAGATACCATCAGACCTTAAAGACAATGATCAAGTCTTACTGCTCTGAGAACACTGGAGACTGGGAAAAGGGTATTCCTTTCCTCTTATTTGCTTCTCGTGATACTCCTAATGAATCTACAGGATTCACCCCATTTGAGCTTGTGTTTGGCCATGAGCCAAGAGGTCCTCTCAAGGTAGTGAAGGAGCACATGTTGTCAGAGTCTGAGGTGGAGAGTGGGAATGTGCTAGATTATGTGTCACAATTTCGCGAAAGACTCTTGAGGGCGTGTGAACTCGCGGGGGAACATTTGAGGTCGTCTCAAGGTGTAATGAAGGCCCGTGCAGATAAGAAGGCAGAACCTCGCTCATTCGAGCCTGGTAGCAAAGTCCTTGTGTTACTGCCCATCCAGGGTGAACCTCTCAGAGCTAAGTTCAGTGGGCCATATGTGGTAGAGAAGAACTTGGGTAAGGAAACCTATCTTGTGAGTACTCCAGACAGGAGAAAAACAAAGAGGGTTTGCCACATTAATACGCTGAACAAGTATTATGATCGTGACGAGGTGGCGACAGTTGCTGTTGTTTGTGAAAAGGCAGCAGAACATATTCCTGGAGAACTTGAAATCCCAGTGGAAGCGGAGATTGGTGAAGGGATGTCTGGAAAGGTTAATAATTCACATGTGATGGCTAATCCCTCAAAGATATTGGGTCATCTATCAGATTTTGAACAGCAGGATGTAGTACAAATACTTCTTGATTACCCTGAAGTATGTGGAGATAAGTTGGGATATACCGGAGAGGCTATTCATGATGTTGATGTAGGCGATCATCTGCCTATTAAACAACATCCCTACCGTTTGAATCCAAGAAAGAAGAGCCAGGTGCGGAAGGAACTTGAGTATATGCTTGCATGTGGTGTCATTGAGCCTAGTCAGAGCTGTTGGAGCTCACCTGTAGTTCTTGTTCCAAAACCAGATGGGAGTCAGCGTTTTTGCATTGACTACAGGAAAGTTAATGCTGTAACAAAACCTGACTCGTTTCCGCTACCTCGTATTGAGGATTGCATTGATCAGATTGGCAATGCAAGGTATATCACAAAGCTGGATCTGATGAAAGGTTATTGGCAGGTGCCATTAACAGAGAGGGCAAGGGAAATCTCTGCATTTGTTACCCCGCAGGGGTTATTCCAGTGTCGGGTTATGCCCTTTGGCATGCGGAATGCTCCAGCGACATTTCAACGGCTCATGAATTGTGTAACTGCAGGACTTGACAATGTTGTAGTATATCTTTATGATATTCTAGTAGTTAGTGATACCTGGTCAGATCATCTAACTTGCTTGAGAGATGTGCTTGTCAGATTGACCAAGGCATGA